The sequence below is a genomic window from Corvus hawaiiensis isolate bCorHaw1 chromosome 17, bCorHaw1.pri.cur, whole genome shotgun sequence.
CTCTAATACTTTTCCCAGAATTGGAAAATCAGGACTGTCTTTGTTTTATCACTCAGTCCACAGTTCTGAATGGAAATTGCTCTCAGAACATATTTCTTTCCAAATCCTGAGGTTTTatactgaaaaacaaagcatgaGAGGGTGCAGCACACTCTCCAGCATTATCTAATATTTTCTACTTTGATTAACACAAAATGAGGGAAGGGATTTGCCACATTCAAACTTGACAAAGGAAACTTAGGTCAATGATAAAGCTTTCAACTCTCCAGGAAGCAGAACAGTTTCTTGGAAAGAAGGGATTATCCAACGTGAACACAAGCAGCAGGCACTCCTTCCAGGCTGACAGTGTCAGTCTCAAGAGAAAACAATCCTGCTGGATTCCCAGATTCCTGCTTTCACCCTGCTCTCTCCTACCTGGAGCAACCATGATTTCGTTCTTCTTGGAGCGGATCCGCAGGAATGTGAGGTCGTTCTGGGGATCGATGTCCCGCACGGTGCTCCTGGCCTTCATGATGAAGCTGTGCATGAGGCCGGCGTACTGAATGGTGGTGGAGTTGTCTATGGTGCTCTTGATGGGAATACCTGCAGGAGAGGGACAGCAAGGCTCAGTGACAAACCTCCAGAACCAGCCCTGCACTGGGCATCACCAGGTCCAACCTCGGTTGTCACTGCCCCAGGGTTTAGGAGTGTTCTCTCTGAAGGCAAgaggaaaacatgaagaaaaacaagataTGAAAAAGCTGAGATGTGGGACCACAGCTATTTACCTCTAGTAGCATCAGTGCtttacttttgcatttttagtgttggaaatagaaataaattaaacaaaaacaatTATTTGTAGAGGAGAGAGGGAATAGCAACGTTGCAGTTTTTTCTCCTGACTGGGGACATCTTTTCCGTTCAGAAAGGCTCCCCTACACCAGTTAAATGATACTGAGGTAGGCCAGGTTGGGATCAGTGACTATGGAGGACGTCAGCTGCTGCGTCACACAGTTCCAAGGCTGAGGCTCCAACATTCAGCCCTAAGAGGTGGTGCAGTCCTGGGAGGTCCCCGGTTCAGTGATAACCAGCCAGGAGGGTAGACACGCTGTTCAGCCAGAGCTTTCCCTCCCTTACACTTCAGCCACCCATTAGATGTGTTTTCCCACCAAAAGCCAGTCAAACCCCAGCTCATGTGCCAGAACACAGTAGCCAAGTACCAAATCCTGCAGGGCAGAACCAGGTGTGTATGCCAGtaactgcagctgcagcaccgAGAGCACAACCCACTCAACCATCGTGGAAAAGCAGTGAGCAGGAGCCAAACTGCATGATCTGATCCTCAGTATATTCACATGTAGCTACTGTCATCTTTTCTAAGGATTATTTGTAGGAAACATTCAATTTTAATTGACAATCACACAATTTTAACATTTTGGGCTGTTCACAGTGTATTCAGAGTGCTCTGAAGAAGTTGCTCTGTTGGACCCTTCAGAGACTCCAAAAAGAGACAACTTGCTGATGAATTCCATGAGGCCACAAGCACTAGGCAGTGCTAAAGAACTCAAGTCTGCCAGGCCAGCAGCATTCTGGACAGGTCCAGCAGCAAGATTTACACCTCATGAGAGCCTCAGTGCTCCTGATTAAAGTTTTCACAGACACAGTTTCAAACACTGGCATAACTCAAATATTTTGATGcttttgcaaattattttatttcctaaaataatAAAGTGAGCTTGCAGAAATGGGAAACCAATTTTCTCTTGTAGCCTGACTACTGTCTGCCTCCTTGGGCTCCAGGAAAACCTCTCCCAAAGCCAGACTCTAAGCTAAGTGCAAGTGGTACAAGCAGCAGCCCTCAAAGTGTGTGACTGGAGTAAGTGATAGGTCAGAAAAGTGAGGCTGACACAGCACCTTCCGAATTAACCACGATGATTCCCTGCACTCCCTTCTGGCTCTGGATTCGCTTCAGTGTTTCCTCCACCTCAGCCTGCAAGAGAAAGCACAAATCAATACAGGGTTACAGCTGCTCTTTGCCTCCCCCCAAAGCTTTGGGATAACGtggctgaaaacaaaacaaagctgcaCAGGGATGATCAAACAAACACTGCCTACACTGGTTTATGTAGCCAACTGTCCGTACTTTGGTGCCACCTTTTCTGCAAGAGCTTTCCAGTTATCTTCCATCtgcctttcttcttcattcatTTGTGATTATCATCCTGGAactcccctctctcctcctccccaagcCTCCTGCTGAAGGCTTGCAGCTGGAAGCTGCAGTCAGACTGCTACAATTTAGGtgtcaaacaaaaataatctttgaaAAACTACATGGAATTTATGAAGAATGTAGGGAAAGGATACATTGTGGGTGCAAGATGACCTTCCCTTTTACCAAATGAATGCCAAAAGCAATTACAAATATGATaagtgaggggaaaaacaatGAATGAACACTATTTGTTTATAATTCTGATTCGTGCTGAGATGGCCACAAGGCTGTAACCACTGCCAATAATTTACaacttaaaaaaggaaaaatgcaaatgcaagCCAAGGCAATAGTCCTTCCTCTTCTCTATAAAAACCATCAAAGGAGGTTTCAGTACCTTCTGCACAACCTTCCTTCTACAAGACACCCATCATATGGGATCTGTAGCAGGGGAAAACCTTCACACCTGAGCTGATTTCCATAGCTGGGTGAGTATTTGGCATTTTTTATTCCcattaaaagagaaacaagCAGCATCATTCAGATCCTGCAAGGCAGAGTCCCACAGATGTGGTTTAGGAAGGGAGACAGGAATCCCCTGAACCAGGACAGGTGAGACCTACAAGGAGCATTTGGCCAAGGCTGTGTTCCCTGGGCGCCTTGAACAACCCTCTCCACTTCCTCCCACAGCAAACGGGCACAAAGACATCACaagccctgttccctgggaagAGACCTTGTCCAACAACACAACACAACACAACACAACACAACACAACACAACACAacaccagctcagccccagtACCACCAGCACTTTCCTCAGGGTGCTGTTGGTAACACGACCTGTGGCTCAGAAGAAATGGGACCCCCTGAGCTGGTCTTTATGAAGCAGAAGTTTTTCTGTGTGATCCAGCACAGAAAAATTCAAGTATTTTCAACAAAACTCTGGATTATTTCTGAATGCTGGACTATTCTCAAATGGAAGACAAGGGAAGTGAAACAAAGAACAAACTACAGGGTGTACAAATGCTGAGAAAATATAGTGGCAAAACGTTAAATCTATTGAGAAATTAGGATATGACTTCCTGCCTTCTTACTAGCACTGTTTAAGTCCTGATTAAATACTTTCCTTCACAGGACCTTAACAAACCTTTTCAGATGCAAAGCAGCATCCATAAAGGATACCAGTTTTCAATTTCCTCTAACACCTTTAGCTGATCTAACTCACAGGTGGGTGATCTGCTCTGACAGTTCACTGCTGCTGACATGGGAAGGTCCTGTTCCTCCTATTCCCACTCTGAGGCTTGTCCAGCACTTCCACAAGCCAGTGCAGCTCACCAGACCAACAAAAATagtactgagaaaaaaattacatatttaattcatggaacaaacaaaccccattTTAATGAAGGGCTGAATAACGACAAGAGATAGCACACAGAGAAGGAGAGATGCACTCTAGGAAAGGAGAATAAACACTCCCTCATCACCATTTTGCTGCTAAACACCTTTTGCTATATGTACAACAGCAGCCTTTATCTTCCTGCTTCCATCTGGAATACCTGAACTCCTAGGTTTGCCTAAAAAGTACATCTTATTAGGGAATTTCAATTTTCCCTCTGCAACTTCGGtcagcatttatttctttacaaaTGTTGACATACATTTTGATCCCCAAATTTCATCAACATGCAATAGCCAGCAACGCACCTGAGCAGGGAGAAACCTCCAATACAATCACAATAGAACGAACACAGCCCGGGTTATTAAACAGCCAAACCCAGTCTCTTTTCCCTGACTGCTTCCAGCTTTAGGGATGTGCCCTGGCAGCCGTAGGAAATGCAGGTTTCGCTGTAAGCGTTTCCCCGGCACAAGGCTGGGCTGAATCGGGTGAAGGTTCGGCCTCTCCCCACAGTGACtcagggccgggcagggccaGGGAAGCCCCTGGGAGGCagcgccgggacccccgggccgggcccgccctGCACAAACAGGACCCCGCCCGGGGCCTGACACAGAACCCGACACAGAACCCGACGCGAACCGaaccgggccgggccgggccggggctcccAGACCCCGCAGAgcccccgccgcccgcagcGGGGTCTCGCCTTTACCCGGGCCCCGCCCGCGGGGCAGCGCCTGAGCCTGAGGGGAGCCGGGACCGGCACCGGGACCGCCCCGCCCTGCACCGGCCGCAGGAGCCCCCGAGGGCCGGGGGGGGCACAGAGACCCCCGAGGGCGGCACAGGGGCCCCGCCCGGACTCCGGACAAGCCTCACCCACCATGATcgagccgccgccgcctccgccccgtctcggccccggcgctgccccggaAGCGCTTCGAGCTCGGGGCGGGACCGCGCCGGGAACACCTCCCTGAGTCCCTCGGAGCCCCCACGAATCTCCGCCAGCCTCCCGGGGCTGCGGCGGATCGGGATCCGGCTTTAGGGACATCAGCCATGTGTGGGGAGTTTTCTCCCCTCAAATTGCCGTgtcccctcagctgctgccGGAGCCCCCCTGGGACACGGGCAGAGCCACTCCAAGGCATGGTGCACCCTAAAACCCTGGGAcctccctgccacagccccagggatCCGTGTCCTGAGGGTAAAGGTGTCTGCCGCCCTGCCCTTGAGAAAGGATCCTTGAGGAAGGATCAGCTTCCTTGGGGGAAGGACTGGGGATGACCCACAGTCTGATGGCAAAACAAAATAACGCACTGAAGAACTGCATCCCGCATAACCTCAGCTCTGTTCTACACACACAACAGCAGCATCTGGGACTTTCCCCATCCTCAGGCTCTGCTAGAAGTGAAACAAACggtcccagaatggtttgggtgggaagggaccttaaagctcatctcatgccaccccctgccatgggcagggacaccttccactatcccaggcccGCTCCAAGCctcgtccagcctggccttggacactgccagggatccagaggcagccacagcttctctgggcaccctgtgccagggcctctccaccctcacaggggagaatttcttccccatatccaatctaaacctacttcCTATCAGTTTGAATGCTCCATCTTTCAGGACCACAACTCCAGCATCAGCAAACAGACACTGGGCTCCCACTGAGCTCCCACAGCAGTCACAGTGAGGTGGTAGTTGGGTGAAATGTAAAACATGGCCTCACAATGtgtttttagatttttttccccctctgaaaGCCAGGATTTGACACAGCAGGTAAGCTTGCTGGCCCTTCCAATATGTCAGAGCCTACTTTCTCCTTAGAGAAAACAAGATTTCTGCAATGAGCCCTGTCATCTGTGCACTGCTCGGCTGACAGGCTGAGAATGAACATGGGAACAGGCATTGCCAGAGatcaggaaaaaatccttctttaGGATCCAAGAGATATGGCTATTTCCTCTTCTAGTGGCTATTTGCAACTCTGCAACCTAATTCAGTTAAATTCTAATCTCTCTTACCAGTCCAGCAGCAAGTTTCACAGCTTGGCTACAAGACCTCATTTTGCCATGGATTGATTTAACTTCCAGTCCCAGCTGTGATGGTAAGATTTGGGCAATAGTAAAGCTGTGGTTGATAATTTGGGCAATAGTAAGCAGCGCACAGCTGCCATCAGACACCCAAACCAAACATGGGTTTGTTTAAACAACCATTCCCATTTTGCCATGAACAAAACCAAcacccctgcccagggctggtgcTGACATTAGCACCATCATcatcaaagcaaacagaaaagaaaatgctgcaaCTGAGACGTACATTTATCATACATATTGTATTGTACATATTGTGattaatttttgcctttttaaaataaacttcagaTGTATGTGAAATACCCCTGCGGCTGTACTCACATAAAGCTGCCCAAAGCAGTGTCAAATTCTGGGTTTACACAATTTATTAGGATGCTCTTAAGTGGTTCCATTCGAAGCTTGGAGGAAGCAACTCCACACCAAAAAGGCAGTCATTATTGCATGTATTTGCCTGGCACAGAAAATCATCCTTGGGATTTGCTGCCACTGATAAAATTGTGTTAACCGAGCCTGTGGGGAACACCTGGGAAAGTCAGCAGAGGGAGAACCCAGTGGGAAGGTCTGCAGCAGGGAATGTCACCCTCAGGGAAGGATGACCACTTTAGGGACCATTTGACCAAACTGGACATGACCAGGTCCCTgacacagaatcacaaaattaacaaggttggaaaagaccttggaGATCATTAAGTCTGACCTAAGACCTGACGGGACATCCCGTGagcactgagggagctggaatgTCACTGCAAAGCCCATCTCAATTATCTGGGAAAGCTTGTAGCCATCAGGAGAGGTTCTGATGACAGGAGGAATCTAAATGCTACCTCCCCCTTCAAGGAGGATCAGGGACACTACAAGGCTGGTTGGCCTCATTGGAGCTTTCCCCCCTCCTTGGTGGCATTCTGTCAATCCTACCCACTTGCAGTGTCATTCCGCATTGCAGATATCCCTACAGCAGTGCCACAACAAGGTGTTACAGCTGTGGCTCCTGCAGAACCTCCCTCCAGCCTGTCTCCCTTCggcctcagcagcctcacagcCCTCACTGGCTCCTCAGGGCACCATCCACAAGCACTAAAAATCCAGGAATTGTGTCCGAAATCTCCTGTTCAATATCCAATGCAATCAACAAGGGTGGATGAGGTCTTGGGAAAGAACTATTCCTAAAGAATCCTAGTGGAAGGACAAGTCCAGGCAGCCTGACCCTCGCCCCCAGGAGCACACAGACAATTCATTTCCACCTGGATATTCTGTCACACATAAGGAATAAGGACCAGACCACCAGCTCTTTAAGTAGTTTTATAAAAGTATTTGACTTACTGAGATACTGTTACAGTTACCTGAGTATTTGAAATTACAATGCAAGGAAATATCGACAATGAATTTCAGTACAGTATTTTACAATCCAGTGCTGCTGATCCCAGTTTCTACACGAGTTCACTAGAGCACATATACACAAACAGTGATTCttggagaaaattaaaagacaCCACAAAAAAGGGGGCTGGAGATACCAATATAACAGAGTTGAGATTACAAATCCAGTGCAGCatgtaataaaattaaaacaacaacaaaaaacaaacaacagaacacccccaaacattttttttactgttctcagaataataaaaaaaaaaaaggttgttttttttttaaacacaagcaactggattaaaaaaaccccaaacttccaTTCTAGATCAGATAAAGACATGATGTATTTACTGTGCATGTCATTAGTATATGAACAGTACCTGAGCTACTTGTAAAAATAAGGCTTTGTTAATTCTCAGCATTTAATTTTCTCACTTCATTCTCATGAGGGaaaattctaaataaaatttcttttaatactTGGTAATTAGGATCAATTGACAGTTGCATATGAATGTACATTTGTGACATACTATGAATTTATGCAGCTCAGGTTGCTAAAACAGTTGAAGCAGTGGGAGACAAACTCATTAATCTCTGCTGAAAATCCAATCCACAAAAACCTGTTATCTGGGATAGCAGCTGTTCTGGGCTCATCCCTGTATTGCTTCACCAGATCcccagaaagaactgaaaagtgCACCAGTGGCTTGTATGAATTCCTTTTAATTTCTACACAACATGCTGTAAAAATTTAACAGATTTGTTCGTATGCCAAATGCCTAAGGAATCTGAACCTGTGCCTTCAGAAATATTGTCAGTGTAACATGGTAAAGTTGCTTTAAACTTTTTATATTTGGCCAAATCCAATATGTCACTGATTATTTTTCCGTCTCAATGAGCTCtttatttgcaatatttttaaatcatatcTGGTGCTTGGGATATCCAGCCCCCTTTCTCCCATCCTGGTACAGCAGAAAAGACATATAAACATGccatttaaattaaagaaacaatGGAATAAGTGGAATCCTGGACATCAAAAATATATACAAGCAGGTATGTTTTTCCTGAACTAAACATTTCAACCATAAAAATATTCAACAGCCAAACCCTATAGAACTAGGGCTAAGGCTATTTCAATTATAactattctttattttaaaaatatagggCTGACAGCCTTTTGGGTGATATTTATACATGAACAACAGTTCTAGGTTCCCTACACGAATCGTAAAGCAATATGCAGAACATAGACTATTTTTCATAGCTTAATCTTGCATTATCTTGCTTAATTTAATCTCTCTTGTAAATATGTTAGATAACTACATTTCAATGTAAGAATtaatataaacagaaaatatatataaggcttttttctgttttcctcatgaGCTGTATACTGTGATAGATCCAAATGTTGTGGAAGTTGGCAATTCTCCTCCCAGTCACACCTGAAGGTGAATTCTCACCATCAATGAAACTTTAAACAAGGGGCATTTCTGTATCATCAGCACCTCTCCCCGGGCCTTCCTTCGATTAAGCCTGACAAGTCCCaccctcctgccttccccaaAGCTTTTATCACTGAGACCTGACACACTTGTGAACTCAGTTAAAACCTGTAGTGTCTTGGTTCTTTCTCAGGCCTCAATCAGATTTTCCCTCTTGTGGTTTAGATGGATGAGacagcaggaaagaaatactcttttccagactgaacgTTCAGTTTTACACTTTCCCACTGTCCTGTTTCAGCTCTGTCATGTCAAAGAGTCTTAaatgcagctcctgccccagtgCTCTGAGCTGCAGGTTTGCTTTAATGTGTGCTACATGTTATTTCAAGTGTCACGTCTCTCACTGTGGCTACAGCTCATTTCACTGGTGTCTGCCTTCCTCCCTtcaggggaagggagagggctGACCAGACCCAAAAAGTGCATTCAGTCTAAAGGAGcagtaaaatgcaaaatgttcTTGTAAACCAGAAAAGAATTAACAGAttctaaaaggaaataaaagatgtTAATCCAACAGGAACTCACTACAAAAGTTACAGGCTGTAAGTAGCTTAGGGTGAATTAGCTTAGAAACCTCCCCAAAACTTTAGTTTCAAACTTTATAGAACTATTTACTGATGCTCCGGCTTTCCGAAAACCTGAAATCCATGTCTGAACTTTCTAATCCTCTTGGCCTCAGCCAGTCTCACACATCAGTTCAGCCGCAGAAATGATGAGCAGGATCATTTTCTGAATCCAGTTGTTTTGTGTCTCTTCCTGAGAGCCCAACGAACTCTTCGGAGCAAACTGACTGCAACATGTAGGAAAAACACTGAGGGTAATGTCCATTAATGCTGCTGACAAACATCAGCCTGCAAACAGGAACCTCAATGGAATCAGTGCAATCCCAGCTGGGCTTGTCTTTTGCAAAACAAGTGAAGTACCACAGTGTTAATATTGATTTCAAAGTTAAAATGTGTTACACAGCAAAAGCTCAGAATCCTTAAGAGGGCACAGAGCAGTGTTCCAACAACTTTGGGCAGGTGCCTGTTTTGCTGACAGGAGCAGGATTGAGATAAACCAAAGCGAAGCTATGCCCTGGATTTGTGCCACAGTTTGACATCCCCTTAACAGCAGCTTGAGTCCAGCTGGCACATGAGCAGACTCCAGGCAGGGAAAAACAGTCTGGCCACCCTTGAGTTAGAAAAAGGAGCTTAAGGAATGGAGCTGCTCACGGCACAGAGGTGGATCCAAGCTGGCTCTGACACTGCTGTGAAGAGGCtcaggatgctgctgcagcattGCAGCTACCAATGAACTTCCCAGTGCATCAGTAGCAAAAATGCTActaaaaaggaaagacaaaactATTGTTAAAAATCTGTCAGTCATTAAGGACACATTCTAATTAATGAATGGTAAAACAAAGCAGAGCCCAAAGCTGTATTAAACCTCTACTTCGGTCATTAGTCACTCGTAGCCATATCTGATTCCGCATTTGATTTCTGAAAGTGCTCAGCAGAATTCCAGAGTTAATGTGGATAACCTCAGGATAACATCCATTTATTTACACATTAGTACTGTTAAATAAATCCAAGTCATTTCTACTTTACAATGAAGTGTGCAACAAGCAGAAGAAGTGAAGAACATACATCGTGTTGAGTTCACATTCTTCAAGGTGCAAATTTCAGCTACTCTTGCCCAAATCCTTCTGTTTCTTCAATTGCAAATAACAGCTTTTCCTTCAACTGCTCATAATTCTTATATGGTGGAAGGTCTAAGCGattgaaactgaaaaataaaaaaagttaagtACTGGTGAAGAATtcaaaagtaacaaaaaatcCATTATGAATAGGGGTGATTGGAATTTTTGCTGTGGAGATGGATACAGGTATTTATACCCTGAGAAACGCTGACTACTGatataaatgtatgtatttCTGAGGGCAGAGGTTAGGATTCAAGTGCTCATACAATGATAGTTTTGGCTAacttttccttggaggaaaacCAACCTCTAGCTGGTTAATTAGAGTCATCACTCAGATTGGAAATTTTCAATTTGTGTGGTTTTACCTACCACTATCACCCGAAGAAATGAGTAAAGTGACCTTTTCTCTGGGAAGTGTGTGACTGTGGCTATTTCACTAAGGTGTGCAGTCGTAACAACGGATAGTCCCAACCTTGCTAGACAGTACTGTTAATTACTTTAATTGTTCTGTAACATAATACACAAATCCATGGAATGCACAATGAAACCTACTCCAAGCCACATGAGCTTTTCAGAAGTTCAGCTATTATTCAACGAAATAGTTCATTGGTGTaatttgtgtttgctttcaCAGAGTCTCAACTATTTCAGCATATTACCCATTTACTAAAATGTCAAAGCAGACTGTGCTCAGCAAAACCAGAGCAATAGCAATATTCTGGTTTGTTATGTACTCACCAGGTATGACTTCTGGGTAACCAGTTTTCCTTTCCAACTTTTTCGATACAAAATTTTTGGGGTCCATTGCTCCCTGTAACAAATTCCAATAGACAAGGCATAGGTCCAGCTACCTTTGTATCATTATAGCACACACCTGAAGCATGCAAGGCTTAAAGAAAGCAGGATTACCATTATTTGCACAGAGAAGGGACATTTGTCTCACTGTACAGCTCTGCCTGGATCAAAGTACGCACGTGGAGAAATGCACCATGAAGCAATTTTAAAGCGCAATAAATAGGTGTAAacattccttccctttttccatcaTAGCTCAAGTATATGCAGGGCTT
It includes:
- the DYNLRB1 gene encoding dynein light chain roadblock-type 1, giving the protein MSLKPDPDPPQPREAGGDSWGLRGTQGGVPGAVPPRARSASGAAPGPRRGGGGGGSIMAEVEETLKRIQSQKGVQGIIVVNSEGIPIKSTIDNSTTIQYAGLMHSFIMKARSTVRDIDPQNDLTFLRIRSKKNEIMVAPDKDYFLIVIQNPTE